A region from the Benincasa hispida cultivar B227 chromosome 8, ASM972705v1, whole genome shotgun sequence genome encodes:
- the LOC120082395 gene encoding peroxidase 19 produces the protein MPVPFSLLCFLTLLLIFHTPSKCEAAAAPKQAPARRHRLLSVDYYNKTCPHLDQLVSSITTQQFRDAPVSAPATLRLFFHDCFVEGCDGSILISTKPGSKVAAEKDAADNKGLRPEGFESIKKAKALVESKCPGVVSCADILAIAARDFVHLAGGPYYQVKKGRWDGKISMASRVGSNLPRANSTVDQLLKLFNSKGLSADDLVVLSGAHTIGFAHCEHFTNRLYDYRGTKQPDPAIDGRLLKELKMSCPRYGGNTDIVAPFDVTTPFVFDHAYYGNLEGKLGLLATDQALVSDARMKTMVQSLAKDKQKFFQAFAAAMDKMGSIGVKRGRRHGERRTDCSIHQS, from the exons ATGCCAGTCCCTTTTTCTCTCCTCTGTTTTCTCACTCTGCTCCTCATTTTCCACACACCATCAAAATGTGAAGCAGCAGCAGCACCTAAACAAGCCCCTGCCCGCCGCCACCGCCTCCTCTCCGTCGACTACTACAACAAAACATGCCCTCACCTCGACCAACTCGTCTCCTCGATCACCACTCAACAATTCAGAGATGCACCAGTCTCTGCTCCAGCAACACTCCGCCTATTCTTCCACGATTGCTTTGTAGAa GGCTGTGATGGGTCGATTCTGATATCAACAAAGCCAGGCAGCAAGGTGGCGGCGGAAAAGGATGCAGCGGACAACAAGGGGCTAAGACCGGAAGGGTTTGAAAGCATCAAGAAAGCCAAGGCGTTGGTTGAAAGCAAGTGCCCCGGCGTTGTATCTTGTGCTGACATCCTCGCAATTGCAGCCAGAGATTTTGTTCATTTG GCAGGAGGGCCGTATTACCAGGTGAAGAAGGGGCGATGGGACGGGAAGATATCAATGGCGTCCAGAGTAGGTTCCAATCTGCCGCGAGCAAATTCCACCGTCGATCAGCTTCTCAAACTCTTCAATTCCAAAGGTCTATCCGCCGATGACCTGGTTGTCCTCTCTGGTGCGCATACGATCGGATTTGCTCACTGCGAGCACTTCACGAACCGTCTCTACGACTACAGAGGCACGAAGCAACCGGATCCGGCGATCGACGGGAGGCTGCTGAAGGAGCTGAAAATGTCGTGCCCTAGGTACGGGGGAAATACGGATATAGTGGCGCCGTTCGATGTAACGACGCCGTTTGTGTTCGATCATGCGTACTATGGAAATTTGGAAGGTAAATTGGGACTATTGGCTACGGATCAAGCTCTGGTTTCGGATGCGAGGATGAAGACGATGGTGCAGAGTTTGGCGAAGGATAAGCAGAAGTTTTTTCAAGCTTTCGCGGCGGCGATGGACAAAATGGGATCGATTGGTGTGAAAAGGGGACGTAGACATGGAGAGCGAAGAACGGATTGTAGCATTCATCAGAGTTGA